The proteins below are encoded in one region of Pleuronectes platessa chromosome 12, fPlePla1.1, whole genome shotgun sequence:
- the epas1b gene encoding endothelial PAS domain-containing protein 1b isoform X1, producing the protein MTGDREKKRGSSERRKEKSRDAARCRRSKETEVFYELAHELPLPHNVSSHLDKASIMRLAISFLRTRKLLATGSSSSSSRDGHEDGQMDSQYLKSLEGFVTVVTSDGDMIFLSEKINKFMGLSQVEVTGQSIFDFTHPCDHEEIRENLSLKTAGSGFGKKGRELSTERDFFMRMKCTVTNRGRTVNLKSASWKVLHCTGHLRMYSSCPPRVLCGFKEPPLTCAVLMCEPIQHPSNIDTPLDSRTFLSRHSMDMKFTYCDERVTQLMGYTPEELLGRSVYDFYHALDSDSVTKSHHNLCTKGQAVSSQYRMLAKSGGYIWVETQGTVIYNSRNSQPQCIVCINYVLSDIEDKSMVFSLEQTESLFKPHHMSSFFTAGGAGVTGEPGDNLFSKLKEEPEDLAQLAPTPGDTIVSLDFGRPQFEVSTAAMLPPGPPSWGSESHNPAAPASGQTPAPAPGDLANMAATFTVQQNLPPGSATPSLSSCSTTPSSPGDYYSSLESDLKVELTEKLFALETESRSKPANTEVSQRDLTDMDLETLAPYIPMDGEDFQLHPILPESESREGSPAGCMGSSNPQTRKSSHQSFSNITSLFQPLSSPPHTQGHYQARPAASWATGEKRGSGQGTVNPHAVPYMMGHMQIPPYQAPASTPLSSMGGRQNMQWPPDPLLTYQQQPQAAKAYLLDSVSGETLPSCQQDMSHHMQKQRSIEHFGQAYRDMSPARVAMNNSIKRSFTQMTVGDHKAPELMWKKMRGESCVSMDRSLSAGSLTESRMLPGSMSSCLSSLQQHRKSQNPGNGMGGTNQNVFTRKSCNYSDYNLLPSHKAEGIASRLLGPSFEPSCLPQLTRYDCEVNVPLQGNLHLLQGCDLLRALDQAT; encoded by the exons GGGCAGCTCGGAGCGTCGTAAGGAGAAGTCCCGGGACGCGGCTCGATGCCGACGCAGCAAAGAGACGGAGGTTTTCTACGAGCTGGCCCACGAGCTGCCGCTCCCCCACAATGTCAGCTCCCACCTGGACAAGGCCTCCATCATGAGGCTGGCCATCAGCTTCCTGCGCACACGCAAGCTGCTCgccacag gcagcagcagcagcagcagcagggacggACACGAggacggacagatggacagTCAGTacctgaagtctctggagggcTTCGTCACCGTGGTCACATCAGACGGGGACATGATATTTCTGTCCGAGAAAATCAACAAGTTCATGGGGCTCTCGCAG GTGGAGGTCACTGGTCAGAGCATCTTTGACTTCACACACCCATGTGACCACGAGGAGATCAGAGAAAACCTCAGTCTGAAGACAGCTg gcagTGGCTTCGGTAAGAAAGGCCGAGAGCTGAGCACCGAGCGAGACTTCTTCATGAGGATGAAGTGCACGGTGACCAACAGGGGGCGCACTGTCAACCTGAAGTCGGCCAGCTGGAAG GTGCTGCACTGCACCGGCCACCTGAGGATGTACAGCAGCTGCCCCCCCCGGGTGCTGTGCGGCTTCAAGGAGCCTCCGCTCACCTGCGCCGTCCTGATGTGCGAACCCATCCAGCACCCGTCCAACATCGACACGCCGCTGGACAGCAGGACCTTCCTGAGCCGACACAGCATGGACATGAAGTTCACCTACTGTGACGAGAG ggtaACACAACTGATGGGTTACACACCTGAGGAGCTGCTGGGTCGCTCGGTCTACGACTTTTACCACGCCCTGGACTCAGATAGTGTCACCAAGAGCCACCACAACC tgtgcACCAAGGGGCAGGCGGTGAGCAGCCAGTATCGAATGCTGGCGAAGAGCGGAGGCTACATCTGGGTGGAGACTCAGGGAACTGTCATCTACAACAGTCGTAACTCGCAGCCTCAGTGCATCGTCTGCATCAACTACGTCCTCAG TGACATCGAGGACAAGTCCATGGTTTTCTCCCTGGAGCAGACGGAGTCGCTGTTCAAGCCGCATCACATGAGCAGCTTCTTCACCGCAGGAGGCGCAGGTGTGACCGGAGAGCCCGGAGACAACCTCTTCTCCAAACTCAAGGAGGAGCCGGAGGACCTGGCTCAGCTGGCTCCGACACCCGGGGACACCATCGTCTCCCTGGACTTCG GTCGTCCTCAGTTCGAGGTGTCCACTGCAGCCATGCTCCCTCCAGGACCTCCATCCTGGGGCAGTGAGAGCCACAACCCTGCGGCTCCGGCATCGGGCCAGACCCCGGCTCCGGCTCCTGGAGACCTGGCGAACATGGCTGCAACTTTCACCGTGCAGCAGAACCTGCCGCCGGGCAGCGCCACCCCGAGcctcagcagctgctccaccaCG CCGAGCAGCCCAGGTGATTACTACAGCTCGCTGGAGAGCGACCTGAAGGTGGAGCTGACGGAGAAGCTGTTCGCTctggagacagagagcagaAGCAAGCCTGCAAACACAGAG GTTTCCCAGAGGGACTTGACGGACATGGACCTGGAGACTCTGGCTCCTTACATCCCGATGGACGGAGAGGACTTCCAGCTGCACCCCATCCTCCCAGAGTCCGAGTCCCGGGAGGGGAGTCCAGCCGGGTGCATGGGCAGCAGCAATCCACAGACACGGAAGTCGTCCCACCAGAGCTTCAGCAACATCACCAGTCTCTTCCAGCCCCTGTCCTCACCCCCGCACACCCAGGGCCACTATCAGGCCCGGCCAGCTGCGTCCTGGGCTACGGGGGAGAAGAGGGGCTCCGGCCAGGGGACGGTGAACCCCCACGCGGTGCCATACATGATGGGACACATGCAGATTCCCCCGTACCAGGCCCCTGCAAGCACCCCTCTGTCCTCCATGGGTGGCAGGCAGAACATGCAGTGGCCACCGGACCCTCTGTTAACCTACCAACAACAGCCACAGGCCGCCAAGGCCTACCTGCTGGACAGCGTGTCAGGAGAGACGCTCCCGTCCTGCCAACAGGACATGAGCCATCACATGCAGAAACAGAG gtccattgaacattttggacaagcctACAGAGACATGAGTCCAGCCAGAGTGGCCATGAACAACAGCATCAAGCGCTCCTTCACCCAGATGACCGTG GGCGACCATAAGGCGCCAGAACTCATGTGGAAGAAGATGAGGGGTGAGAGCTGCGTCTCCATGGATCGCTCCCTCAGCGCAGGATCACTGACAG AGTCGAGGATGTTGCCCGGCAGCATGTCATCGTGTCTCAGctccctgcagcagcacaggaagTCTCAGAACCCAGGAAACGGGATGGGAGGCACAAACCAGAACGTCTTCACACGCAAGAGCTGCAACTACAGCGATTATAACCTGCTGCCTTCACACAAGGCCGAGG GTATAGCCAGTCGTCTGCTGGGCCCCTCGTTCGAGCCCTCCTGTCTCCCCCAGCTGACCCGTTACGACTGCGAGGTCAACGTGCCGCTGCAGGGGaacctgcacctcctccagggcTGTGACCTGCTGAGAGCCCTGGACCAGGCCACCTAG
- the epas1b gene encoding endothelial PAS domain-containing protein 1b isoform X3: MTGDREKKRGSSERRKEKSRDAARCRRSKETEVFYELAHELPLPHNVSSHLDKASIMRLAISFLRTRKLLATGSSSSRDGHEDGQMDSQYLKSLEGFVTVVTSDGDMIFLSEKINKFMGLSQVEVTGQSIFDFTHPCDHEEIRENLSLKTAGSGFGKKGRELSTERDFFMRMKCTVTNRGRTVNLKSASWKVLHCTGHLRMYSSCPPRVLCGFKEPPLTCAVLMCEPIQHPSNIDTPLDSRTFLSRHSMDMKFTYCDERVTQLMGYTPEELLGRSVYDFYHALDSDSVTKSHHNLCTKGQAVSSQYRMLAKSGGYIWVETQGTVIYNSRNSQPQCIVCINYVLSDIEDKSMVFSLEQTESLFKPHHMSSFFTAGGAGVTGEPGDNLFSKLKEEPEDLAQLAPTPGDTIVSLDFGRPQFEVSTAAMLPPGPPSWGSESHNPAAPASGQTPAPAPGDLANMAATFTVQQNLPPGSATPSLSSCSTTPSSPGDYYSSLESDLKVELTEKLFALETESRSKPANTEVSQRDLTDMDLETLAPYIPMDGEDFQLHPILPESESREGSPAGCMGSSNPQTRKSSHQSFSNITSLFQPLSSPPHTQGHYQARPAASWATGEKRGSGQGTVNPHAVPYMMGHMQIPPYQAPASTPLSSMGGRQNMQWPPDPLLTYQQQPQAAKAYLLDSVSGETLPSCQQDMSHHMQKQRSIEHFGQAYRDMSPARVAMNNSIKRSFTQMTVGDHKAPELMWKKMRGESCVSMDRSLSAGSLTESRMLPGSMSSCLSSLQQHRKSQNPGNGMGGTNQNVFTRKSCNYSDYNLLPSHKAEGIASRLLGPSFEPSCLPQLTRYDCEVNVPLQGNLHLLQGCDLLRALDQAT; this comes from the exons GGGCAGCTCGGAGCGTCGTAAGGAGAAGTCCCGGGACGCGGCTCGATGCCGACGCAGCAAAGAGACGGAGGTTTTCTACGAGCTGGCCCACGAGCTGCCGCTCCCCCACAATGTCAGCTCCCACCTGGACAAGGCCTCCATCATGAGGCTGGCCATCAGCTTCCTGCGCACACGCAAGCTGCTCgccacagg cagcagcagcagcagggacggACACGAggacggacagatggacagTCAGTacctgaagtctctggagggcTTCGTCACCGTGGTCACATCAGACGGGGACATGATATTTCTGTCCGAGAAAATCAACAAGTTCATGGGGCTCTCGCAG GTGGAGGTCACTGGTCAGAGCATCTTTGACTTCACACACCCATGTGACCACGAGGAGATCAGAGAAAACCTCAGTCTGAAGACAGCTg gcagTGGCTTCGGTAAGAAAGGCCGAGAGCTGAGCACCGAGCGAGACTTCTTCATGAGGATGAAGTGCACGGTGACCAACAGGGGGCGCACTGTCAACCTGAAGTCGGCCAGCTGGAAG GTGCTGCACTGCACCGGCCACCTGAGGATGTACAGCAGCTGCCCCCCCCGGGTGCTGTGCGGCTTCAAGGAGCCTCCGCTCACCTGCGCCGTCCTGATGTGCGAACCCATCCAGCACCCGTCCAACATCGACACGCCGCTGGACAGCAGGACCTTCCTGAGCCGACACAGCATGGACATGAAGTTCACCTACTGTGACGAGAG ggtaACACAACTGATGGGTTACACACCTGAGGAGCTGCTGGGTCGCTCGGTCTACGACTTTTACCACGCCCTGGACTCAGATAGTGTCACCAAGAGCCACCACAACC tgtgcACCAAGGGGCAGGCGGTGAGCAGCCAGTATCGAATGCTGGCGAAGAGCGGAGGCTACATCTGGGTGGAGACTCAGGGAACTGTCATCTACAACAGTCGTAACTCGCAGCCTCAGTGCATCGTCTGCATCAACTACGTCCTCAG TGACATCGAGGACAAGTCCATGGTTTTCTCCCTGGAGCAGACGGAGTCGCTGTTCAAGCCGCATCACATGAGCAGCTTCTTCACCGCAGGAGGCGCAGGTGTGACCGGAGAGCCCGGAGACAACCTCTTCTCCAAACTCAAGGAGGAGCCGGAGGACCTGGCTCAGCTGGCTCCGACACCCGGGGACACCATCGTCTCCCTGGACTTCG GTCGTCCTCAGTTCGAGGTGTCCACTGCAGCCATGCTCCCTCCAGGACCTCCATCCTGGGGCAGTGAGAGCCACAACCCTGCGGCTCCGGCATCGGGCCAGACCCCGGCTCCGGCTCCTGGAGACCTGGCGAACATGGCTGCAACTTTCACCGTGCAGCAGAACCTGCCGCCGGGCAGCGCCACCCCGAGcctcagcagctgctccaccaCG CCGAGCAGCCCAGGTGATTACTACAGCTCGCTGGAGAGCGACCTGAAGGTGGAGCTGACGGAGAAGCTGTTCGCTctggagacagagagcagaAGCAAGCCTGCAAACACAGAG GTTTCCCAGAGGGACTTGACGGACATGGACCTGGAGACTCTGGCTCCTTACATCCCGATGGACGGAGAGGACTTCCAGCTGCACCCCATCCTCCCAGAGTCCGAGTCCCGGGAGGGGAGTCCAGCCGGGTGCATGGGCAGCAGCAATCCACAGACACGGAAGTCGTCCCACCAGAGCTTCAGCAACATCACCAGTCTCTTCCAGCCCCTGTCCTCACCCCCGCACACCCAGGGCCACTATCAGGCCCGGCCAGCTGCGTCCTGGGCTACGGGGGAGAAGAGGGGCTCCGGCCAGGGGACGGTGAACCCCCACGCGGTGCCATACATGATGGGACACATGCAGATTCCCCCGTACCAGGCCCCTGCAAGCACCCCTCTGTCCTCCATGGGTGGCAGGCAGAACATGCAGTGGCCACCGGACCCTCTGTTAACCTACCAACAACAGCCACAGGCCGCCAAGGCCTACCTGCTGGACAGCGTGTCAGGAGAGACGCTCCCGTCCTGCCAACAGGACATGAGCCATCACATGCAGAAACAGAG gtccattgaacattttggacaagcctACAGAGACATGAGTCCAGCCAGAGTGGCCATGAACAACAGCATCAAGCGCTCCTTCACCCAGATGACCGTG GGCGACCATAAGGCGCCAGAACTCATGTGGAAGAAGATGAGGGGTGAGAGCTGCGTCTCCATGGATCGCTCCCTCAGCGCAGGATCACTGACAG AGTCGAGGATGTTGCCCGGCAGCATGTCATCGTGTCTCAGctccctgcagcagcacaggaagTCTCAGAACCCAGGAAACGGGATGGGAGGCACAAACCAGAACGTCTTCACACGCAAGAGCTGCAACTACAGCGATTATAACCTGCTGCCTTCACACAAGGCCGAGG GTATAGCCAGTCGTCTGCTGGGCCCCTCGTTCGAGCCCTCCTGTCTCCCCCAGCTGACCCGTTACGACTGCGAGGTCAACGTGCCGCTGCAGGGGaacctgcacctcctccagggcTGTGACCTGCTGAGAGCCCTGGACCAGGCCACCTAG
- the epas1b gene encoding endothelial PAS domain-containing protein 1b isoform X2: MTGDREKKRGSSERRKEKSRDAARCRRSKETEVFYELAHELPLPHNVSSHLDKASIMRLAISFLRTRKLLATGSSSSSRDGHEDGQMDSQYLKSLEGFVTVVTSDGDMIFLSEKINKFMGLSQVEVTGQSIFDFTHPCDHEEIRENLSLKTAGSGFGKKGRELSTERDFFMRMKCTVTNRGRTVNLKSASWKVLHCTGHLRMYSSCPPRVLCGFKEPPLTCAVLMCEPIQHPSNIDTPLDSRTFLSRHSMDMKFTYCDERVTQLMGYTPEELLGRSVYDFYHALDSDSVTKSHHNLCTKGQAVSSQYRMLAKSGGYIWVETQGTVIYNSRNSQPQCIVCINYVLSDIEDKSMVFSLEQTESLFKPHHMSSFFTAGGAGVTGEPGDNLFSKLKEEPEDLAQLAPTPGDTIVSLDFGRPQFEVSTAAMLPPGPPSWGSESHNPAAPASGQTPAPAPGDLANMAATFTVQQNLPPGSATPSLSSCSTTPSSPGDYYSSLESDLKVELTEKLFALETESRSKPANTEVSQRDLTDMDLETLAPYIPMDGEDFQLHPILPESESREGSPAGCMGSSNPQTRKSSHQSFSNITSLFQPLSSPPHTQGHYQARPAASWATGEKRGSGQGTVNPHAVPYMMGHMQIPPYQAPASTPLSSMGGRQNMQWPPDPLLTYQQQPQAAKAYLLDSVSGETLPSCQQDMSHHMQKQRSIEHFGQAYRDMSPARVAMNNSIKRSFTQMTVGDHKAPELMWKKMRGESCVSMDRSLSAGSLTESRMLPGSMSSCLSSLQQHRKSQNPGNGMGGTNQNVFTRKSCNYSDYNLLPSHKAEGIASRLLGPSFEPSCLPQLTRYDCEVNVPLQGNLHLLQGCDLLRALDQAT; encoded by the exons GGGCAGCTCGGAGCGTCGTAAGGAGAAGTCCCGGGACGCGGCTCGATGCCGACGCAGCAAAGAGACGGAGGTTTTCTACGAGCTGGCCCACGAGCTGCCGCTCCCCCACAATGTCAGCTCCCACCTGGACAAGGCCTCCATCATGAGGCTGGCCATCAGCTTCCTGCGCACACGCAAGCTGCTCgccacagg cagcagcagcagcagcagggacggACACGAggacggacagatggacagTCAGTacctgaagtctctggagggcTTCGTCACCGTGGTCACATCAGACGGGGACATGATATTTCTGTCCGAGAAAATCAACAAGTTCATGGGGCTCTCGCAG GTGGAGGTCACTGGTCAGAGCATCTTTGACTTCACACACCCATGTGACCACGAGGAGATCAGAGAAAACCTCAGTCTGAAGACAGCTg gcagTGGCTTCGGTAAGAAAGGCCGAGAGCTGAGCACCGAGCGAGACTTCTTCATGAGGATGAAGTGCACGGTGACCAACAGGGGGCGCACTGTCAACCTGAAGTCGGCCAGCTGGAAG GTGCTGCACTGCACCGGCCACCTGAGGATGTACAGCAGCTGCCCCCCCCGGGTGCTGTGCGGCTTCAAGGAGCCTCCGCTCACCTGCGCCGTCCTGATGTGCGAACCCATCCAGCACCCGTCCAACATCGACACGCCGCTGGACAGCAGGACCTTCCTGAGCCGACACAGCATGGACATGAAGTTCACCTACTGTGACGAGAG ggtaACACAACTGATGGGTTACACACCTGAGGAGCTGCTGGGTCGCTCGGTCTACGACTTTTACCACGCCCTGGACTCAGATAGTGTCACCAAGAGCCACCACAACC tgtgcACCAAGGGGCAGGCGGTGAGCAGCCAGTATCGAATGCTGGCGAAGAGCGGAGGCTACATCTGGGTGGAGACTCAGGGAACTGTCATCTACAACAGTCGTAACTCGCAGCCTCAGTGCATCGTCTGCATCAACTACGTCCTCAG TGACATCGAGGACAAGTCCATGGTTTTCTCCCTGGAGCAGACGGAGTCGCTGTTCAAGCCGCATCACATGAGCAGCTTCTTCACCGCAGGAGGCGCAGGTGTGACCGGAGAGCCCGGAGACAACCTCTTCTCCAAACTCAAGGAGGAGCCGGAGGACCTGGCTCAGCTGGCTCCGACACCCGGGGACACCATCGTCTCCCTGGACTTCG GTCGTCCTCAGTTCGAGGTGTCCACTGCAGCCATGCTCCCTCCAGGACCTCCATCCTGGGGCAGTGAGAGCCACAACCCTGCGGCTCCGGCATCGGGCCAGACCCCGGCTCCGGCTCCTGGAGACCTGGCGAACATGGCTGCAACTTTCACCGTGCAGCAGAACCTGCCGCCGGGCAGCGCCACCCCGAGcctcagcagctgctccaccaCG CCGAGCAGCCCAGGTGATTACTACAGCTCGCTGGAGAGCGACCTGAAGGTGGAGCTGACGGAGAAGCTGTTCGCTctggagacagagagcagaAGCAAGCCTGCAAACACAGAG GTTTCCCAGAGGGACTTGACGGACATGGACCTGGAGACTCTGGCTCCTTACATCCCGATGGACGGAGAGGACTTCCAGCTGCACCCCATCCTCCCAGAGTCCGAGTCCCGGGAGGGGAGTCCAGCCGGGTGCATGGGCAGCAGCAATCCACAGACACGGAAGTCGTCCCACCAGAGCTTCAGCAACATCACCAGTCTCTTCCAGCCCCTGTCCTCACCCCCGCACACCCAGGGCCACTATCAGGCCCGGCCAGCTGCGTCCTGGGCTACGGGGGAGAAGAGGGGCTCCGGCCAGGGGACGGTGAACCCCCACGCGGTGCCATACATGATGGGACACATGCAGATTCCCCCGTACCAGGCCCCTGCAAGCACCCCTCTGTCCTCCATGGGTGGCAGGCAGAACATGCAGTGGCCACCGGACCCTCTGTTAACCTACCAACAACAGCCACAGGCCGCCAAGGCCTACCTGCTGGACAGCGTGTCAGGAGAGACGCTCCCGTCCTGCCAACAGGACATGAGCCATCACATGCAGAAACAGAG gtccattgaacattttggacaagcctACAGAGACATGAGTCCAGCCAGAGTGGCCATGAACAACAGCATCAAGCGCTCCTTCACCCAGATGACCGTG GGCGACCATAAGGCGCCAGAACTCATGTGGAAGAAGATGAGGGGTGAGAGCTGCGTCTCCATGGATCGCTCCCTCAGCGCAGGATCACTGACAG AGTCGAGGATGTTGCCCGGCAGCATGTCATCGTGTCTCAGctccctgcagcagcacaggaagTCTCAGAACCCAGGAAACGGGATGGGAGGCACAAACCAGAACGTCTTCACACGCAAGAGCTGCAACTACAGCGATTATAACCTGCTGCCTTCACACAAGGCCGAGG GTATAGCCAGTCGTCTGCTGGGCCCCTCGTTCGAGCCCTCCTGTCTCCCCCAGCTGACCCGTTACGACTGCGAGGTCAACGTGCCGCTGCAGGGGaacctgcacctcctccagggcTGTGACCTGCTGAGAGCCCTGGACCAGGCCACCTAG
- the epas1b gene encoding endothelial PAS domain-containing protein 1b isoform X4, which yields MTGDREKKRGSSERRKEKSRDAARCRRSKETEVFYELAHELPLPHNVSSHLDKASIMRLAISFLRTRKLLATGSSSSSSRDGHEDGQMDSQYLKSLEGFVTVVTSDGDMIFLSEKINKFMGLSQVEVTGQSIFDFTHPCDHEEIRENLSLKTAGSGFGKKGRELSTERDFFMRMKCTVTNRGRTVNLKSASWKVLHCTGHLRMYSSCPPRVLCGFKEPPLTCAVLMCEPIQHPSNIDTPLDSRTFLSRHSMDMKFTYCDERVTQLMGYTPEELLGRSVYDFYHALDSDSVTKSHHNLCTKGQAVSSQYRMLAKSGGYIWVETQGTVIYNSRNSQPQCIVCINYVLSDIEDKSMVFSLEQTESLFKPHHMSSFFTAGGAGVTGEPGDNLFSKLKEEPEDLAQLAPTPGDTIVSLDFGRPQFEVSTAAMLPPGPPSWGSESHNPAAPASGQTPAPAPGDLANMAATFTVQQNLPPGSATPSLSSCSTTPSSPGDYYSSLESDLKVELTEKLFALETESRSKPANTERDLTDMDLETLAPYIPMDGEDFQLHPILPESESREGSPAGCMGSSNPQTRKSSHQSFSNITSLFQPLSSPPHTQGHYQARPAASWATGEKRGSGQGTVNPHAVPYMMGHMQIPPYQAPASTPLSSMGGRQNMQWPPDPLLTYQQQPQAAKAYLLDSVSGETLPSCQQDMSHHMQKQRSIEHFGQAYRDMSPARVAMNNSIKRSFTQMTVGDHKAPELMWKKMRGESCVSMDRSLSAGSLTESRMLPGSMSSCLSSLQQHRKSQNPGNGMGGTNQNVFTRKSCNYSDYNLLPSHKAEGIASRLLGPSFEPSCLPQLTRYDCEVNVPLQGNLHLLQGCDLLRALDQAT from the exons GGGCAGCTCGGAGCGTCGTAAGGAGAAGTCCCGGGACGCGGCTCGATGCCGACGCAGCAAAGAGACGGAGGTTTTCTACGAGCTGGCCCACGAGCTGCCGCTCCCCCACAATGTCAGCTCCCACCTGGACAAGGCCTCCATCATGAGGCTGGCCATCAGCTTCCTGCGCACACGCAAGCTGCTCgccacag gcagcagcagcagcagcagcagggacggACACGAggacggacagatggacagTCAGTacctgaagtctctggagggcTTCGTCACCGTGGTCACATCAGACGGGGACATGATATTTCTGTCCGAGAAAATCAACAAGTTCATGGGGCTCTCGCAG GTGGAGGTCACTGGTCAGAGCATCTTTGACTTCACACACCCATGTGACCACGAGGAGATCAGAGAAAACCTCAGTCTGAAGACAGCTg gcagTGGCTTCGGTAAGAAAGGCCGAGAGCTGAGCACCGAGCGAGACTTCTTCATGAGGATGAAGTGCACGGTGACCAACAGGGGGCGCACTGTCAACCTGAAGTCGGCCAGCTGGAAG GTGCTGCACTGCACCGGCCACCTGAGGATGTACAGCAGCTGCCCCCCCCGGGTGCTGTGCGGCTTCAAGGAGCCTCCGCTCACCTGCGCCGTCCTGATGTGCGAACCCATCCAGCACCCGTCCAACATCGACACGCCGCTGGACAGCAGGACCTTCCTGAGCCGACACAGCATGGACATGAAGTTCACCTACTGTGACGAGAG ggtaACACAACTGATGGGTTACACACCTGAGGAGCTGCTGGGTCGCTCGGTCTACGACTTTTACCACGCCCTGGACTCAGATAGTGTCACCAAGAGCCACCACAACC tgtgcACCAAGGGGCAGGCGGTGAGCAGCCAGTATCGAATGCTGGCGAAGAGCGGAGGCTACATCTGGGTGGAGACTCAGGGAACTGTCATCTACAACAGTCGTAACTCGCAGCCTCAGTGCATCGTCTGCATCAACTACGTCCTCAG TGACATCGAGGACAAGTCCATGGTTTTCTCCCTGGAGCAGACGGAGTCGCTGTTCAAGCCGCATCACATGAGCAGCTTCTTCACCGCAGGAGGCGCAGGTGTGACCGGAGAGCCCGGAGACAACCTCTTCTCCAAACTCAAGGAGGAGCCGGAGGACCTGGCTCAGCTGGCTCCGACACCCGGGGACACCATCGTCTCCCTGGACTTCG GTCGTCCTCAGTTCGAGGTGTCCACTGCAGCCATGCTCCCTCCAGGACCTCCATCCTGGGGCAGTGAGAGCCACAACCCTGCGGCTCCGGCATCGGGCCAGACCCCGGCTCCGGCTCCTGGAGACCTGGCGAACATGGCTGCAACTTTCACCGTGCAGCAGAACCTGCCGCCGGGCAGCGCCACCCCGAGcctcagcagctgctccaccaCG CCGAGCAGCCCAGGTGATTACTACAGCTCGCTGGAGAGCGACCTGAAGGTGGAGCTGACGGAGAAGCTGTTCGCTctggagacagagagcagaAGCAAGCCTGCAAACACAGAG AGGGACTTGACGGACATGGACCTGGAGACTCTGGCTCCTTACATCCCGATGGACGGAGAGGACTTCCAGCTGCACCCCATCCTCCCAGAGTCCGAGTCCCGGGAGGGGAGTCCAGCCGGGTGCATGGGCAGCAGCAATCCACAGACACGGAAGTCGTCCCACCAGAGCTTCAGCAACATCACCAGTCTCTTCCAGCCCCTGTCCTCACCCCCGCACACCCAGGGCCACTATCAGGCCCGGCCAGCTGCGTCCTGGGCTACGGGGGAGAAGAGGGGCTCCGGCCAGGGGACGGTGAACCCCCACGCGGTGCCATACATGATGGGACACATGCAGATTCCCCCGTACCAGGCCCCTGCAAGCACCCCTCTGTCCTCCATGGGTGGCAGGCAGAACATGCAGTGGCCACCGGACCCTCTGTTAACCTACCAACAACAGCCACAGGCCGCCAAGGCCTACCTGCTGGACAGCGTGTCAGGAGAGACGCTCCCGTCCTGCCAACAGGACATGAGCCATCACATGCAGAAACAGAG gtccattgaacattttggacaagcctACAGAGACATGAGTCCAGCCAGAGTGGCCATGAACAACAGCATCAAGCGCTCCTTCACCCAGATGACCGTG GGCGACCATAAGGCGCCAGAACTCATGTGGAAGAAGATGAGGGGTGAGAGCTGCGTCTCCATGGATCGCTCCCTCAGCGCAGGATCACTGACAG AGTCGAGGATGTTGCCCGGCAGCATGTCATCGTGTCTCAGctccctgcagcagcacaggaagTCTCAGAACCCAGGAAACGGGATGGGAGGCACAAACCAGAACGTCTTCACACGCAAGAGCTGCAACTACAGCGATTATAACCTGCTGCCTTCACACAAGGCCGAGG GTATAGCCAGTCGTCTGCTGGGCCCCTCGTTCGAGCCCTCCTGTCTCCCCCAGCTGACCCGTTACGACTGCGAGGTCAACGTGCCGCTGCAGGGGaacctgcacctcctccagggcTGTGACCTGCTGAGAGCCCTGGACCAGGCCACCTAG